Proteins found in one Paenibacillus borealis genomic segment:
- a CDS encoding GNAT family N-acetyltransferase, which yields MYQDKELVIRPIAEGDLPRLWDLVYKEEVPEWKKWDAPYYEHKRIPWEAYYANRAEIVGCGNNWVIEIEGVVIGDVSYYWEHEPSLWLEMGIIIYDPAYWSNGYGTRALKLWIGHLFNTYPLVRVGYTTWSGNERMIRTGVKLGMTMEARLRKCRYYDGKFYDSIRMGLLREEWEA from the coding sequence ATGTATCAGGATAAGGAATTGGTGATTCGGCCCATAGCTGAAGGGGATCTGCCTAGACTGTGGGATCTGGTGTATAAGGAAGAAGTGCCGGAGTGGAAGAAATGGGATGCGCCTTATTATGAACACAAGCGGATTCCGTGGGAAGCGTATTACGCGAACAGAGCCGAGATTGTTGGATGCGGGAATAATTGGGTAATAGAAATAGAGGGCGTGGTAATAGGCGACGTCAGTTACTATTGGGAGCATGAACCCTCCCTATGGCTGGAAATGGGCATTATCATCTATGATCCGGCATACTGGAGCAACGGTTACGGGACGAGAGCCCTCAAGCTATGGATCGGACATCTGTTCAATACGTATCCGTTAGTCCGTGTAGGCTATACCACCTGGTCGGGAAATGAGCGGATGATCAGGACAGGAGTCAAATTAGGCATGACAATGGAAGCGAGGCTCCGGAAATGCCGGTACTACGACGGGAAGTTCTATGATTCGATCCGCATGGGACTGCTTAGAGAGGAGTGGGAGGCGTAG
- a CDS encoding polymer-forming cytoskeletal protein — MKLFKVLVVAGVSAALLSGCGSNDNNAANNTGAAATTAPATEQTDAVTTASIVNQADAFTAAVSESGNWIVAILNDLTVDKDVVVAGEFHDKGDATAAIYRKLALYAQDADHKVTATYTLTAPKVTVQSENFRVQGGTIKGDVYVEANGFNLYKDATIDGNLYYASEDVKATAVIEGTVTGANEVK; from the coding sequence ATGAAATTATTCAAAGTTCTAGTAGTAGCAGGGGTATCAGCAGCATTGTTGTCGGGTTGTGGATCGAATGATAATAACGCAGCAAACAATACTGGTGCAGCAGCAACAACAGCTCCAGCCACTGAGCAGACGGATGCCGTAACAACAGCTTCGATCGTTAACCAGGCAGATGCCTTCACTGCTGCTGTAAGCGAAAGCGGCAACTGGATTGTAGCAATCCTGAATGATCTGACCGTTGATAAAGATGTTGTTGTAGCCGGTGAATTCCATGACAAAGGCGACGCAACTGCAGCGATCTACCGTAAGCTTGCCCTGTATGCACAGGATGCAGACCACAAGGTAACAGCTACTTACACGCTGACAGCACCTAAAGTAACTGTACAGAGCGAGAACTTCCGCGTTCAAGGCGGTACCATCAAAGGTGACGTATATGTAGAAGCTAACGGATTCAACCTGTACAAGGATGCTACCATTGACGGCAACCTGTACTATGCAAGTGAAGATGTGAAGGCTACTGCTGTGATCGAAGGTACTGTAACCGGAGCAAACGAAGTTAAATAA
- a CDS encoding ABC transporter ATP-binding protein, which translates to MNGITNTGTTPLNEQPAAAQNTFIRLLKLGKPYTGWYIILCVLAAVISLTTVGLAESLRRIINAATNHNTSGLTAGMAFAAVIVITDAGANFLNTYLSGLLEIKSTSKLQISMLTRILNVQMKDLDRYHSADLISRMNDSAPAAQQGINRKTIDLISNLLQITFLLTYLLSLQFALTLGTIIICALVPLVMLPFTSRLRTMNEQRQSIESAQQAFVQDSIQGAEVVRAFSLAPRLLRQFTGRVRQFNTVHLPVSRIEAVGYNMPLAVILGGLLYVLSYGGYLVIGGRLDVGAVAAFLICFEQISNPVSKLANLWTELQSSLAQGKRLFEVMDLSEEDGNSAGLKTAGMQDEAWTEGVNLTVAGQQPLTFSNVSFGYGQTKVLTDIHLRIEPGKVTAFAGASGSGKSTILQLMLAAYAPDGGSIHHGRVSLQAIPPRSWRSRIAYVSQEPYLFSGTLYENIVWGRPEASREEVIAAAQNAGIHEFIMRTPLQYETVIGERGLTLSGGERQRLSIARAFVREPGLLLLDEPTAALDSHNEEIVQQALRVLMTNRTTVVVAHRLSTIRHADHIYFMEDGAIVEQGTHGELMALQGKYHAMAQAGVQTEAAAGGGISNEY; encoded by the coding sequence TTGAACGGGATTACGAATACCGGGACAACGCCGCTGAATGAACAGCCCGCCGCTGCCCAGAATACATTTATCCGGTTGCTGAAGCTCGGCAAACCCTATACAGGCTGGTACATCATTCTGTGTGTTCTGGCAGCAGTCATCTCACTCACAACTGTAGGTCTGGCTGAGTCGCTGCGGCGGATTATCAATGCGGCAACCAACCACAATACTTCCGGTCTGACAGCGGGAATGGCCTTTGCTGCTGTCATCGTAATTACGGATGCCGGAGCCAACTTTCTGAATACATATCTCTCAGGGCTGCTGGAGATCAAATCCACCTCTAAGCTTCAGATCTCCATGCTGACAAGAATACTGAATGTTCAGATGAAGGATCTGGACCGTTATCATTCCGCCGATCTGATCAGCCGGATGAATGACTCTGCTCCAGCCGCACAGCAGGGGATAAACCGGAAGACGATTGACCTGATCAGCAATCTGCTGCAAATCACATTTCTGCTCACTTATCTTCTGTCCCTGCAATTCGCTCTAACACTGGGGACAATTATTATCTGTGCCCTGGTCCCGCTGGTGATGCTCCCCTTCACTTCCCGCCTTCGTACGATGAATGAACAGCGGCAGAGTATTGAAAGCGCTCAGCAGGCATTCGTCCAGGATTCGATACAGGGTGCTGAGGTCGTGCGTGCCTTCTCCCTTGCCCCCCGTCTGCTCCGGCAGTTCACGGGCAGAGTCCGGCAATTCAACACCGTTCACCTGCCCGTCTCACGGATAGAGGCTGTAGGTTACAATATGCCATTGGCCGTTATTCTTGGCGGATTGCTGTACGTTCTCTCCTATGGCGGTTACCTGGTCATCGGCGGCCGGCTGGATGTGGGTGCCGTTGCCGCGTTTCTGATCTGCTTCGAGCAAATCTCGAATCCGGTATCGAAGCTTGCTAACCTTTGGACTGAACTGCAGTCTTCATTGGCACAGGGGAAACGTTTATTTGAGGTGATGGATTTATCTGAAGAAGACGGCAATTCTGCTGGTCTTAAGACGGCAGGAATGCAGGATGAAGCATGGACTGAGGGAGTCAATCTGACCGTTGCCGGACAGCAGCCGCTTACATTCAGCAATGTCAGCTTCGGTTATGGACAAACGAAGGTGCTAACGGATATTCATCTGCGGATTGAGCCGGGAAAGGTTACCGCCTTCGCCGGAGCCAGCGGGAGCGGCAAGAGCACCATTCTTCAGCTTATGCTTGCCGCTTATGCGCCTGACGGAGGAAGCATTCATCATGGCCGTGTGTCCTTACAAGCCATTCCGCCGCGTAGCTGGCGCAGCCGTATCGCCTATGTATCCCAGGAGCCTTATCTGTTCTCTGGAACACTATACGAGAATATTGTCTGGGGACGGCCGGAAGCCTCCCGTGAAGAGGTGATCGCCGCCGCGCAGAATGCAGGCATCCATGAATTCATTATGCGGACTCCCCTGCAGTATGAGACGGTCATCGGAGAAAGAGGGCTTACGCTGTCGGGAGGTGAGCGCCAGCGGCTCTCCATTGCCCGGGCTTTCGTCCGTGAGCCGGGACTGCTGCTGCTGGATGAACCTACGGCTGCGCTTGACAGCCATAATGAGGAGATTGTCCAGCAGGCCTTGCGCGTACTGATGACGAACCGGACAACGGTTGTGGTCGCCCACCGGCTGTCAACCATCAGGCACGCGGATCATATCTACTTCATGGAGGATGGAGCAATTGTTGAACAGGGTACACATGGGGAGCTAATGGCTCTGCAGGGCAAATATCACGCTATGGCCCAGGCGGGCGTCCAGACAGAGGCTGCCGCCGGAGGAGGAATATCTAATGAATATTAA
- a CDS encoding ABC transporter ATP-binding protein yields MNINSSSSGRIRLRVALKRLLPYVKPYRIGFLAAILLLMARLALDVGFATIQQVFIDTINSTNMQSLTRITLICSLACFLIIVCLMLQHYLRFTVHSRIAWDFRTKLFDASHRLTYRQLETMHSGDLTSRNTKDAGAAMGMISSLVYDLGYNLLLCLVAFLYLAHMDVWLALLALGTGPVVFLSGRFFDRRLRKLYTQIYAQEALLRGILQETLQGMKVIRSFSLENTLLSRYAAERGQLNRLQKQKTLLNALLWHSSAFINNVVMISCAILIARSALRGETSAGEVLAFIILMGRVQWPFVHMSQTWGGVQESLGAADRVFEILDAPREGESSGYGQAPVTAAAAAAVAASSEAPVLHIQGLHYSFAGPQSKEGSCLSGIHLELKHGETVAVVGPSGSGKTTLVRLCCGLYEPEAGSITVCGNSVHDQLEAARRMISYVPQNPYLFSGSIRENIAFSADHASDEAIREAARLAGADEFIMRLPEGYDTLIGEHGSTLSGGQRQRLAIARAFLRNAPLLLLDEATSALDNESERLVQQSLDLLMKDRTTLVIAHRLSTVREASRIIVLDHGAIVEEGTHDSLMEQNGLYADLYHLQFRAAPVEELESAPYTESLTSVLPA; encoded by the coding sequence ATGAATATTAACTCATCTTCATCCGGCCGAATCCGGCTCCGGGTAGCCCTCAAGCGGCTGCTTCCTTATGTCAAGCCATACCGGATCGGCTTCCTGGCAGCTATATTGCTGCTAATGGCCAGGCTTGCCCTGGATGTCGGGTTTGCTACGATTCAGCAGGTTTTCATAGATACAATTAACAGTACCAATATGCAGTCACTGACACGGATAACCCTAATTTGTTCGCTGGCCTGCTTCCTGATCATTGTCTGTCTTATGCTTCAGCATTACCTCCGCTTCACAGTGCACAGCCGGATCGCCTGGGATTTCCGGACGAAGCTGTTTGATGCCAGCCACCGGCTCACTTACCGCCAGCTGGAAACCATGCATTCCGGAGATTTGACCTCACGCAACACCAAGGATGCCGGAGCTGCCATGGGGATGATCAGCAGCCTGGTCTACGATTTGGGTTATAATCTGCTGCTCTGCCTGGTTGCATTTCTGTATCTGGCCCATATGGATGTCTGGCTTGCACTCCTTGCGCTGGGCACGGGCCCTGTTGTATTTCTGTCCGGACGTTTCTTTGACCGCAGGCTGCGCAAGCTATACACACAAATCTATGCCCAGGAAGCCTTGCTGCGGGGAATCCTGCAGGAGACCCTCCAGGGCATGAAGGTTATCCGTTCATTTTCACTGGAGAATACCCTGCTGAGCAGGTATGCAGCAGAACGCGGGCAGCTGAACCGGCTGCAGAAGCAAAAAACGCTGCTGAACGCACTGCTCTGGCATTCTTCTGCATTCATCAACAATGTTGTAATGATCAGCTGCGCGATCCTTATTGCCAGGTCGGCGCTGCGGGGAGAGACCTCAGCGGGTGAAGTGCTTGCCTTCATCATCCTGATGGGGCGTGTACAGTGGCCATTCGTCCATATGTCGCAGACTTGGGGCGGGGTACAGGAATCACTTGGTGCGGCTGACCGTGTATTCGAGATTCTTGATGCTCCCCGGGAAGGAGAATCCTCTGGTTACGGGCAGGCTCCAGTTACTGCAGCAGCAGCAGCAGCAGTTGCAGCTTCCAGTGAAGCTCCGGTGCTACATATACAGGGGCTGCACTACAGCTTCGCAGGCCCCCAGTCCAAGGAGGGAAGCTGCCTGAGCGGGATCCATCTTGAGCTGAAGCATGGCGAGACTGTTGCTGTTGTCGGCCCCAGCGGCTCAGGCAAGACGACACTTGTACGGTTGTGCTGCGGACTCTACGAACCGGAGGCCGGAAGCATTACCGTGTGCGGGAATTCCGTACACGATCAGCTCGAAGCGGCCCGCCGGATGATCTCCTACGTGCCGCAGAATCCCTACTTATTCTCCGGCAGCATCCGGGAGAATATCGCATTCAGCGCTGATCATGCCAGCGATGAAGCAATCAGGGAAGCTGCCCGCCTTGCAGGTGCAGATGAATTCATTATGCGTCTGCCCGAAGGATACGACACATTGATCGGTGAACACGGCTCTACTCTATCAGGCGGTCAACGGCAGCGCCTTGCTATCGCCAGAGCCTTTCTGCGTAATGCGCCGCTTCTGCTGCTGGATGAAGCGACCTCGGCACTCGATAATGAGTCCGAACGGCTGGTTCAGCAATCGCTTGATCTGCTGATGAAAGACAGGACCACCCTTGTGATAGCCCACAGGCTGTCAACAGTGCGTGAAGCCTCACGGATCATTGTTCTGGATCATGGGGCAATTGTCGAAGAAGGCACACATGATTCTCTCATGGAACAGAACGGACTCTATGCGGATCTGTATCATTTACAGTTTAGAGCAGCTCCGGTTGAAGAACTGGAATCCGCACCCTATACGGAATCCCTCACTTCTGTATTGCCGGCATAA
- a CDS encoding anti sigma factor C-terminal domain-containing protein yields MDQNQEQDQFIFGGKQTQQLIQKARLRSTLKTIGIIVVVTPIILAVIWYGLYHLRLAQGSKVQSEILWKNEISAPNVHISNQSVKLDSFGGETYNQTYKWLGNKPYIWQPIEETYNLLGRSTGRYGAFGAISLPEQLSAASPHRYNSATGDREMIFYHPEIAYDSYEDSISQLKQLEDDTLVELALSFDQAYTLEETQKLLPAGVQSVWLWTDAYTPSYKKYLKETRQTIAADSMIIYGFHGEQFAPYGGVNSFINSVEQLRKHGKNFTWEADQVHESLAGDNDILEPGDITIIGAVVTGTAKQLEALQNQAYIKGSTFGVVSDSIALPN; encoded by the coding sequence ATGGATCAGAATCAGGAGCAGGACCAGTTTATTTTCGGAGGGAAGCAGACTCAGCAGCTCATTCAAAAAGCCAGACTCCGCTCCACCCTGAAGACCATTGGCATCATTGTTGTCGTAACCCCCATCATACTCGCCGTTATCTGGTATGGCCTCTATCATTTGAGATTGGCTCAGGGCAGCAAGGTGCAATCAGAGATTCTCTGGAAAAATGAGATCAGCGCCCCCAATGTCCACATCAGCAACCAGTCGGTCAAATTGGATAGCTTTGGAGGCGAAACCTACAATCAGACTTACAAATGGCTGGGAAACAAACCTTATATCTGGCAGCCCATCGAGGAAACTTATAATCTGCTGGGCCGCTCCACCGGCAGGTATGGCGCATTCGGAGCGATTTCTCTGCCGGAGCAGCTAAGTGCAGCTTCCCCGCACCGTTATAACTCTGCCACAGGGGACCGGGAAATGATCTTTTACCATCCGGAGATTGCCTATGATTCATATGAGGACAGCATCAGCCAGCTGAAGCAGCTGGAAGACGATACTCTCGTGGAGCTCGCTTTGTCTTTTGACCAAGCCTATACGCTTGAAGAGACCCAGAAGCTTCTGCCTGCCGGGGTGCAGTCTGTCTGGTTATGGACGGATGCATATACCCCCTCTTATAAAAAATACCTGAAGGAAACGCGGCAAACCATCGCGGCTGATTCGATGATTATCTACGGATTTCATGGCGAGCAGTTCGCCCCTTACGGTGGTGTGAACTCCTTCATTAACAGTGTCGAGCAGCTGCGCAAGCACGGTAAGAACTTCACCTGGGAAGCAGATCAGGTTCATGAAAGCCTGGCCGGGGATAATGATATTCTGGAGCCGGGCGATATCACAATCATTGGCGCCGTCGTCACAGGAACCGCCAAACAGCTGGAAGCTCTGCAGAACCAGGCTTATATCAAAGGATCAACTTTCGGAGTTGTCTCTGATTCTATTGCACTTCCTAATTAA
- a CDS encoding RNA polymerase sigma factor, whose protein sequence is MAKETIHQFLQQAGTLLYRYLRKRGLAREDAEDIVQDTCYKYLIYQDGIGPKQVMGWMFRVATNQFYDLKRKDKRHPTVDVEDIQLLSLTHLPEIQLLRRETAQNIRDTLSRLSEQHQELLILKYELSLTYKELSSLYGMNENTLKTHVTRAKNQFIKHYGEEY, encoded by the coding sequence ATGGCCAAAGAAACCATTCATCAATTTCTGCAGCAAGCCGGAACTTTACTATACCGGTACTTAAGAAAACGCGGACTCGCACGCGAGGATGCTGAAGATATCGTTCAGGACACCTGTTATAAATACTTAATCTATCAGGATGGCATCGGCCCGAAACAAGTCATGGGCTGGATGTTCCGTGTCGCGACCAATCAGTTCTATGATCTCAAGAGGAAAGATAAACGTCATCCCACGGTCGATGTTGAAGACATTCAACTTCTTTCTTTAACCCATCTGCCGGAGATCCAGCTGCTGAGGCGGGAAACCGCCCAGAATATCCGCGACACACTGTCTCGGCTCTCTGAGCAGCATCAGGAGCTGCTGATTCTCAAATATGAGCTGAGCCTGACCTACAAGGAGCTCTCATCCCTGTACGGTATGAATGAGAACACGCTGAAGACCCATGTCACACGCGCCAAAAACCAATTTATCAAACACTATGGGGAGGAATATTAA